A genomic region of Miscanthus floridulus cultivar M001 chromosome 3, ASM1932011v1, whole genome shotgun sequence contains the following coding sequences:
- the LOC136542512 gene encoding SUMO-activating enzyme subunit 2-like isoform X1, producing the protein MAAATAAASSEEAVKAAKVLMVGAGGIGCELLKTLALSGFSDIHIIDLDTIEVSNLNRQFLFRQSHVGQSKAKVARDAVLKFRPNINITPYHANVKDSHFNVDFFKQFNVVLNGLDNLDARRHVNRLCLAAEVPLVESGTTGFLGQVTVHVKGKTECYECQPKPVPKSYPVCTITSTPSKFVHCIVWAKDLLFAKLFGDKKQDNDLNVHSKDDTSSKTDVFERSLDEDLEQYAQRIYDHVFGYNIEVALDNKETWKNRRKPNPIYIRDALPEGAVQQNGRSQDHMNDEQDPSAMVSLGLRNSQEIWSLADNSRVFVEALKLFFEKREKEIGSLIFDKDDQLAVEFVTAAANIRASSFGIPLHSLFEAKGVAGNIVHAVATTNAIIAGLIVIEAIKVLKGDYQDYRMTYCLEHPARKMLLMPVEPFEPSKSCYVCSETPLVLEVNTKTTKLREVIEKVIKSKLGMNLPLIMVGATLVFEDGEDLEEDEIANYALNLEKVLAELPTPVLNGTTLTVEDLHQELKCNINIKHRDEFNEEKEPDGMVLAGWSGPVDKQITSNGENRSVPSSSNTEDVDGTAEDISAKPGTKRKLNEILEAKENFDALENPLDVGSSSAQVVEDDDDDELVMFDEDPRQSKKKRLQ; encoded by the exons atggccgccgccaccgccgccgcgtccTCGGAGGAGGCCGTCAAG GCGGCGAAGGTGCTGATGGTCGGGGCGGGAGGCATCGGCTGCGAGCTGCTGAAGACGCTCGCGCTCTCCGGATTCAGCGACATACACATC ATTGATTTGGATACAATTGAAGTTAGCAATCTGAATAGACAGTTTTTGTTTCGGCAGAGTCATGTTGGGCAGTCAAAAGCTAAA GTTGCTCGGGATGCTGTGTTGAAATTTAGGCCAAATATCAATATAACACCATACCATGCAAACGTGAAGGATTCTCATTTCAATGTTGATTTCTTCAAGCAATTTAATGTTGTTCTGAATGGTCTTGATAACTTGGATGCTAGACGCCATGTTAACCGCCTTTGCCTTGCTGCTGAAGTTCCTTTGGTTGAAAGTGGCACTACTGGTTTTTTGGGACAG GTTACTGTTCATGTCAAGGGTAAAACAGAGTGCTATGAGTGTCAACCAAAGCCTGTCCCTAAATCATATCCTGTCTGCACAATTACAAGCACACCATCAAAG TTTGTTCATTGCATCGTTTGGGCGAAAGACCTGCTTTTTGCAAAGCTATTTGGTGATAAAAAACAGGATAATGATCTTAATGTGCACTCGAAAGATGATACTAGTTCAAAAACAGATGTTTTTGAAAGGAGTTTAGATGAAGATCTTGAGCAATACGCCCAGAGAATATATGACCACGTATTTGGTTACAACATTGAAGTTGCCTTGGATAATAAGGAAACTTGGAAGAATCGGAGAAAGCCAAACCCAATATACATTAGAGATGCATTGCCTGAAGGTGCTGTTCAGCAAAATGGTCGTTCTCAGGATCACATGAATGACGAGCAGGATCCGTCTGCTATGGTGTCCCTAGGCCTTAGGAATTCACAAGAGATATGGAGTCTTGCTGACAATTCAAGAGTGTTCGTGGAGGCTTTAAAATTATTTTTTGAGAAAAGAGAGAAG GAAATAGGGAGCCTTATTTTTGACAAGGATGACCAATTGGCTGTCGAGTTTGTTACTGCTGCAGCAAATATCAGAGCTTCCTCTTTTGGAATACCACTGCATAGCCTTTTCGAAGCTAAAGGTGTTGCTGGAAATATAGTTCATGCTGTGGCAACTACTAATGCTATAATAGCTGGTCTAATCGTCATCGAAGCAATTAAAGTGCTCAAGGGTGATTATCAAGATTATAG AATGACGTACTGTCTTGAGCATCCAGCAAGGAAGATGCTCTTGATGCCTGTTGAGCCTTTTGAACCTAGTAAATCATGCTATGTCTGCTCTGAG ACCCCACTTGTGCTGGAGGTTAATACTAAGACAACAAAGCTCCGGGAAGTCATTGAAAAAGTTATAAAAAGCAAACTTGGAATGAACCTCCCTTTGATAATGGTTGGTGCCACACTTGTTTTTGAGGATGGTGAAGATTTGGAGGAGGATGAGATTGCAAATTATGCTTTAAACCTCGAAAAG GTCTTGGCTGAACTTCCAACTCCAGTTCTAAATGGTACAACGCTTACGGTCGAGGATTTGCATCAGGAACTCAAATGCAATATCAACATCAAACACag GGATGAGTTCAATGAAGAAAAGGAGCCTGACGGAATGGTTCTTGCTGGGTGGTCTGGCCCAGTTGATAAGCAAATTACCAGTAATGGTGAGAATAGATCAGTTCCATCTTCATCCAATACAGAAGATGTTGATGGTACTGCTGAGGATATATCAGCGAAGCCTGGAACGAAGCGTAAGCTGAACGAAATATTAGAGGCAAAGGAGAATTTTGATGCTCTTGAAAATCCTTTGGATGTTGGATCCAGCAGCGCTCAAGTTgttgaagacgacgacgacgacgagcttGTTATGTTTGATGAGGAcccaaggcaaagcaagaagaagagattgcaatAG
- the LOC136542512 gene encoding SUMO-activating enzyme subunit 2-like isoform X2 produces the protein MQAAKVLMVGAGGIGCELLKTLALSGFSDIHIIDLDTIEVSNLNRQFLFRQSHVGQSKAKVARDAVLKFRPNINITPYHANVKDSHFNVDFFKQFNVVLNGLDNLDARRHVNRLCLAAEVPLVESGTTGFLGQVTVHVKGKTECYECQPKPVPKSYPVCTITSTPSKFVHCIVWAKDLLFAKLFGDKKQDNDLNVHSKDDTSSKTDVFERSLDEDLEQYAQRIYDHVFGYNIEVALDNKETWKNRRKPNPIYIRDALPEGAVQQNGRSQDHMNDEQDPSAMVSLGLRNSQEIWSLADNSRVFVEALKLFFEKREKEIGSLIFDKDDQLAVEFVTAAANIRASSFGIPLHSLFEAKGVAGNIVHAVATTNAIIAGLIVIEAIKVLKGDYQDYRMTYCLEHPARKMLLMPVEPFEPSKSCYVCSETPLVLEVNTKTTKLREVIEKVIKSKLGMNLPLIMVGATLVFEDGEDLEEDEIANYALNLEKVLAELPTPVLNGTTLTVEDLHQELKCNINIKHRDEFNEEKEPDGMVLAGWSGPVDKQITSNGENRSVPSSSNTEDVDGTAEDISAKPGTKRKLNEILEAKENFDALENPLDVGSSSAQVVEDDDDDELVMFDEDPRQSKKKRLQ, from the exons ATGCAGGCGGCGAAGGTGCTGATGGTCGGGGCGGGAGGCATCGGCTGCGAGCTGCTGAAGACGCTCGCGCTCTCCGGATTCAGCGACATACACATC ATTGATTTGGATACAATTGAAGTTAGCAATCTGAATAGACAGTTTTTGTTTCGGCAGAGTCATGTTGGGCAGTCAAAAGCTAAA GTTGCTCGGGATGCTGTGTTGAAATTTAGGCCAAATATCAATATAACACCATACCATGCAAACGTGAAGGATTCTCATTTCAATGTTGATTTCTTCAAGCAATTTAATGTTGTTCTGAATGGTCTTGATAACTTGGATGCTAGACGCCATGTTAACCGCCTTTGCCTTGCTGCTGAAGTTCCTTTGGTTGAAAGTGGCACTACTGGTTTTTTGGGACAG GTTACTGTTCATGTCAAGGGTAAAACAGAGTGCTATGAGTGTCAACCAAAGCCTGTCCCTAAATCATATCCTGTCTGCACAATTACAAGCACACCATCAAAG TTTGTTCATTGCATCGTTTGGGCGAAAGACCTGCTTTTTGCAAAGCTATTTGGTGATAAAAAACAGGATAATGATCTTAATGTGCACTCGAAAGATGATACTAGTTCAAAAACAGATGTTTTTGAAAGGAGTTTAGATGAAGATCTTGAGCAATACGCCCAGAGAATATATGACCACGTATTTGGTTACAACATTGAAGTTGCCTTGGATAATAAGGAAACTTGGAAGAATCGGAGAAAGCCAAACCCAATATACATTAGAGATGCATTGCCTGAAGGTGCTGTTCAGCAAAATGGTCGTTCTCAGGATCACATGAATGACGAGCAGGATCCGTCTGCTATGGTGTCCCTAGGCCTTAGGAATTCACAAGAGATATGGAGTCTTGCTGACAATTCAAGAGTGTTCGTGGAGGCTTTAAAATTATTTTTTGAGAAAAGAGAGAAG GAAATAGGGAGCCTTATTTTTGACAAGGATGACCAATTGGCTGTCGAGTTTGTTACTGCTGCAGCAAATATCAGAGCTTCCTCTTTTGGAATACCACTGCATAGCCTTTTCGAAGCTAAAGGTGTTGCTGGAAATATAGTTCATGCTGTGGCAACTACTAATGCTATAATAGCTGGTCTAATCGTCATCGAAGCAATTAAAGTGCTCAAGGGTGATTATCAAGATTATAG AATGACGTACTGTCTTGAGCATCCAGCAAGGAAGATGCTCTTGATGCCTGTTGAGCCTTTTGAACCTAGTAAATCATGCTATGTCTGCTCTGAG ACCCCACTTGTGCTGGAGGTTAATACTAAGACAACAAAGCTCCGGGAAGTCATTGAAAAAGTTATAAAAAGCAAACTTGGAATGAACCTCCCTTTGATAATGGTTGGTGCCACACTTGTTTTTGAGGATGGTGAAGATTTGGAGGAGGATGAGATTGCAAATTATGCTTTAAACCTCGAAAAG GTCTTGGCTGAACTTCCAACTCCAGTTCTAAATGGTACAACGCTTACGGTCGAGGATTTGCATCAGGAACTCAAATGCAATATCAACATCAAACACag GGATGAGTTCAATGAAGAAAAGGAGCCTGACGGAATGGTTCTTGCTGGGTGGTCTGGCCCAGTTGATAAGCAAATTACCAGTAATGGTGAGAATAGATCAGTTCCATCTTCATCCAATACAGAAGATGTTGATGGTACTGCTGAGGATATATCAGCGAAGCCTGGAACGAAGCGTAAGCTGAACGAAATATTAGAGGCAAAGGAGAATTTTGATGCTCTTGAAAATCCTTTGGATGTTGGATCCAGCAGCGCTCAAGTTgttgaagacgacgacgacgacgagcttGTTATGTTTGATGAGGAcccaaggcaaagcaagaagaagagattgcaatAG
- the LOC136542514 gene encoding uncharacterized protein codes for MLRSQLLRPPRLSLADPVSTDISCSRGGGRSRSRPKPKTIAFPPPPLRRLVSTSLRRLLPRPRPLIVLPGGGGGGWIRLGRRRKTPAETVAAVALSLALGGDRLAALAEAWNASGLGQVLDVWAAVLDRGRSRRGGGLRRLAAFLLGVVVCALVCHIRGAAFLEGIQKTGGSRKLMRIFLH; via the coding sequence ATGCTCCGATCCCAACTCCTCCGACCCCCACGCCTCTCCCTCGCCGACCCCGTCTCCACCGACATCAGCTGCAGCCGTGGCGgcggccgcagccgcagccgcccgAAGCCCAAGACCATCGCATTCCCGCCGCCGCCCCTCCGCCGCCTCGTCTCCACCTCCCTGCGCCGCCTGCTGCCCCGCCCGCGGCCCCTCATCGTTCTtcccggcggcgggggcggcggaTGGATTAGGTTGGGCAGGAGGAGAAAGACACCAGCCGAGACGGTTGCTGCGGTCGCGCTCTCCCTGGCACTCGGCGGCGACAGGCTCGCGGCGCTCGCGGAGGCCTGGAATGCGTCCGGCCTGGGCCAGGTGCTCGACGTATGGGCCGCAGTGTTGGATAGAGGGCGGAGCAGGCGAGGCGGCGGGCTCCGGCGGCTCGCGGCGTTCCTCCTCGGCGTCGTGGTGTGCGCGCTCGTCTGCCACATTAGGGGCGCGGCGTTCTTGGAGGGGATCCAGAAGACCGGCGGCAGCCGGAAACTAATGCGGATTTTCCTGCATTGA
- the LOC136547042 gene encoding GDSL esterase/lipase At4g10955-like produces MAMAQQASFPCSNATTWRELTNTSWRDDDYRRMVMAYLIEAVYLLELERQERRDAAAVAQQWWKPFHFRLAHELVDDRDGSVFGAVFERDHHGVSSDAGRPSPSGAPSAVIAFRGTLLRAPTIRRDVEDELRLLARNSLRGSARLARAVQALSATIDRFGSDNVCVCGHSLGAGFARQVIRMLVASSSPRQQHPRQQQAAAFAAASLESHLFNAPYLSLPMGVRSVVKTADCLLKALRSGVATVGKWHGKALRNVAYANCILGYTRLESTRKL; encoded by the exons atggcaaTGGCGCAGCAAGCGAGCTTCCCCTGCTCGAATGCTACTACATGGAGAGAGCTCACCAACACGAGCTG GAGGGACGACGACTACCGGCGGATGGTGATGGCGTACCTGATCGAGGCGGTGTACCTGCTGGAGCTGGAGCGGCAGGAGCGCCGggacgcggcggcggtggcgcagcaGTGGTGGAAGCCGTTCCACTTCCGCCTGGCGCACGAACTGGTGGACGACCGCGACGGCTCCGTGTTCGGCGCCGTCTTCGAGCGCGACCACCACGGCGTCTCCTCCGACGCCGGCAGGCCCAGCCCAAGCGGCGCGCCCAGCGCCGTGATCGCGTTCCGGGGCACGCTGCTGCGCGCGCCCACCATCCGGCGCGACGTGGAGGACGAGCTCCGCCTGCTGGCCCGGAACAGCCTCCGGGGCTCCGCCAGGCTGGCGCGCGCCGTGCAGGCGCTCAGCGCCACCATCGACCGCTTCGGCTCCGACAACGTCTGCGTGTGCGGCCACTCCCTGGGCGCCGGCTTCGCGCGCCAGGTCATCCGGATGCTCGTCGCCTCCTCCTCGCCGCGGCAGCAGCACCCGCGCCAGCAGCAGGCGGCCGCCTTCGCCGCCGCGTCGCTCGAGTCCCACCTCTTCAACGCGCCCTACCTGTCGCTGCCCATGGGCGTCAGGAGCGTCGTCAAGACGGCGGACTGCCTGCTCAAGGCGCTCCGCTCCGGCGTCGCCACCGTCGGCAAGTGGCACGGCAAGGCGCTCCGGAACGTGGCCTACGCCAATTGCATCCTCGGCTACACCAGGCTCGAGAGCACCAGGAAGTTGTGA